AATAGTCCAAAAGAAAGGGACTAATCCTCCCGCATCCCGATAATTATCGGGATTAAGCGGGGCTTTCGGGATGTAGTTCGGCATTACCATTCTACAAACTAAGCCGCCACAGGCGGAGAACTATTATAGTTTAAGAATTGGTATTACCTAGCCACAGGGCGGCTTTGATGTTCCAAACTTCGGACAGCTATTAAACTTTTTTATTGCCGTTGGCTTCAGCTTTTTTTATTGCCGTTGGCTAAAGCCAACGGCAATAAAAAACCCCATCTCTTTCGAGACAGGGTTATATAATAATGTTTTTGAGATTATGCTTGAGCTTCTACAGGAACTATAGATACAAAAGAACGATCTTCCCGAGATTTACGGAATTGAACTTTACCATCAACCAATGCAAAAATGGTATGGTCTTTACCTAAACCTACGTTTGCTCCTGGGTGATGCTTGGTACCACGTTGACGAACGATGATATTACCAGCAGTGGCAAATTGACCACCATATATTTTTACGCCTAAACGTTTTGAATGCGATTCGCGTCCGTTATTCGAACTACCCGCTCCTTTTTTGTGTGCCATGTTTGTATCTAATTAAAAGGTTAATAAAAATTAAGCTGCGATATTTTCTATCAGAATTTTGGTATATTGTTGGCGGTGGCCATTCTTACGTTTGTAACCTTTACGGCGTTTTTTCTTAAAAACAATAACCTTGTCGCCCTGAATCATATCAGCGATTACTTTGGCGGTTACTTTGGCACCTGCAACTGTAGGAGCTCCTACATTTACTTTACCGTTGTTGTCAACCAACAACACTTTGTCGAAAACAACAGTGGCACCATTCTTCTCGTTCAAATGATGAACGAACAAAAATTGGTCTTTTTGCACTTTAAACTGTTGTCCGGCGATTTCTACTATTGCGTACATGTTAATTTATTTTGGGCTGCAAAAGTAAGGCTTAAAATCTTAAATACAAATAGGAGGAGGAGATTTTTTTTAGAAGCTTGAATCCTTATTTATCATAATGGTATCTGCAGCTAAATATCAGTATGTCCTTCCCCTCAACTTTATAAACTAGTCTATGTTCTTTATCAATTCTCCTAGACCAATATCCAGCTAAATCATATTTTAACGATTCTGGTTTCCCTTTGCCTTCAAAGGGGGTTCTTTCAATTTTCTTGATTAATTCGTTATTTTTTTTTACGCTATTTTTATCTACTGTTAGCCAGGAGATATAATCTTCCCAAGCATTTTTCGAAAATATAATTCTCATTATTCCTCAATCAAACCTTTGCTAACCACTTTACCGTCATCCATTTGCTTGATAGATTCATATAGCCTATCTGCATTCTTTTTTGAACTTAATAAATGCATGGTCTCCATAATGGAATTGTATTCAACTAAAGAAATAACAACAGTTCCTTTACCTAGGCCTCTTTTAATAACAAGAGTTTCATTATCCTGTTCTACCCTATCTAAATACTTTTTCAGGTCTGTCCTAAACTGAAATAATTTGCAGCTAACATGATTTTACTTTTTATAATAAGTACAAAAATACATACTCATTTTTCTTCAAGCAAATTTAATTAGAAATTATAGTTCCCTCCTCAGCCTAGCCACAGGTATATTAAGCTGTTCACGGTATTTAGCCACTGTGCGGCGTGCAATGCCATACCCTTTCTTTTTCAAAATCTCCATCAATATCTCGTCGGGCAGGGGCTTACGTTTGTCTTCGGCAGCTATACATTCCGTCAATATTTTTTTGATCTCTTTGTTCGATACTTCTTCCCCATCTTCATTGGTCATGCCTTCGCTAAAGAAAAATTTGAGT
This genomic interval from Bacteroidota bacterium contains the following:
- the rpmA gene encoding 50S ribosomal protein L27 yields the protein MAHKKGAGSSNNGRESHSKRLGVKIYGGQFATAGNIIVRQRGTKHHPGANVGLGKDHTIFALVDGKVQFRKSREDRSFVSIVPVEAQA
- the rplU gene encoding 50S ribosomal protein L21, which translates into the protein MYAIVEIAGQQFKVQKDQFLFVHHLNEKNGATVVFDKVLLVDNNGKVNVGAPTVAGAKVTAKVIADMIQGDKVIVFKKKRRKGYKRKNGHRQQYTKILIENIAA
- a CDS encoding Txe/YoeB family addiction module toxin, which codes for MRIIFSKNAWEDYISWLTVDKNSVKKNNELIKKIERTPFEGKGKPESLKYDLAGYWSRRIDKEHRLVYKVEGKDILIFSCRYHYDK